From a region of the Pseudomonadota bacterium genome:
- a CDS encoding 6-phosphofructokinase produces MVWGKKIAINTGGGDAPGLNAVIEAVVMSSSKMNWEVYGIKNGYAGLLNT; encoded by the coding sequence ATGGTCTGGGGAAAGAAAATAGCCATAAATACGGGCGGTGGGGATGCACCGGGACTGAATGCGGTTATTGAGGCCGTGGTCATGTCCTCTTCAAAAATGAACTGGGAAGTTTACGGTATTAAGAACGGCTATGCCGGGCTTCTCAATAC